From the genome of Plectropomus leopardus isolate mb chromosome 13, YSFRI_Pleo_2.0, whole genome shotgun sequence, one region includes:
- the zgc:77151 gene encoding AT-rich interactive domain-containing protein 5B encodes MEHNAIQWLGAPSCQRGSYAFYKSVSSRAQPEGPVQIWKLGEFYFIRCGPQDPVCIAEVTLLWEDQTRRHLLASARLYFLPEDTPKGRTSEHGEDEVLAVSRKMVVRVEDLARWACAEPAGWSSSLKLLPSGTNGLHKPLQSSDSNSISNSDSNSDKSSEPVKVKTENNFSDHQSIKVLSYPQYCRFRSLQRRIQDGARGPGLQDPHLLALGGVKVLPNTRLMYCRDTFNHPTLETSASFAWQFRCPSLSLRGRPRKRRGRDGKDSPTSSQSESWIERMKENVMGSVEVGCEGSWLPHPEEQLFLDQLFTYMERLGSPIHKVPNLGFKKIDLFLMYSVVKRLGGYKKVTVDRLWKVVYNELGGCPGSTSAATCTRRHYERLMLPYEEHLRAGGAEFKIPESPMPPKPRGIRGRKPLQRGRKPGLKAKDKKMTTPAGSSHAIVNPNGTVVVKRGRGRPPGTRNKATLIAQAKLLAQQQAKAKAAAETQQQSPLLPVRSAGGPAPSSTHRPVQPAILPVNMPLTPDLSPMSAPFLPFQPKPKELKPDRGESVAPAPSVLLSTLPRHFVGGSLGGFSPIKGVCPLDVFRNRISLQRGPESPALTPQDSTQHHHATIYTLQPKSGSQETSHPSGDQPQPQPHLLHQQHNRCSGCTVDEAAQRGGGRDARNRPPLPPLRVLPLNLDCSVQVCQLMRTRLGSSQFQTFTRRLSEALSQDLSTKPPCSPITPPPEQALPLNLSKRFTTKRPSTEGPEPSLATINGNTDQPPSKRPRPEQAEDFSLGGRSSTVGNGGGGGAEQDVEMKNQEEPADLSSPSRIRAFLLGLPPFQVKFEEDLNGTRFGKFLPPGSLAEPQRTETETGVAIKKEVKKEEEVVEIERCETERSNKLQKSEQEEKDPAHLSGPGPAELKRTGPSNTDTHCF; translated from the exons TGGTTGGGTGCCCCCTCCTGCCAGCGAGGCAGCTACGCCTTCTATAAGTCGGTGAGCAGCAGAGCTCAACCCGAGGGGCCCGTCCAGATATGGAAACTCGGGGAGTTTTACTTTATCCGCTGTGGACCCCAGGATCCTGTGTGCATCGCAGAG GTGACCTTACTGTGGGAGGACCAGACACGGCGCCACCTGCTGGCCAGCGCCAGACTCTACTTCCTGCCTGAGGACACGCCAAAGGGCCGGACCAGTGAGCATGGAGAg gatgAGGTTCTGGCTGTGTCCAGAAAGATGGTGGTGCGGGTTGAGGACCTGGCACGATGGGCATGTGCAGAGCCGGCAGGTTGGAGTAGCAGCCTGAAGCTGCTGCCCAGCGGGACCAACGGCCTCCATAAACCCCTACAGAGCAGCGACAGTAACAGCATCAGTAACAGTGACAGCAACAGTGACAAGAGCAGCGAACCTGTCAAAGTCAAAACTGAAA ACAACTTTTCGGACCATCAGAGCATCAAAGTGCTCAGCTACCCGCAGTACTGCCGCTTTCGCTCCCTGCAGAGACGCATCCAGGATGGAGCGAGGGGGCCGGGGCTGCAGGACCCCCACCTGCTGGCCCTGGGAGGCGTCAAAGTGCTCCCCAACACCCGACTGATGTACTGCAGGGACACCTTCAACCACCCAACGCTGGAGACCAGCGCCAGCTTCGCTTGGCAGTTCA gatGTCCGTCTCTCAGTCTTCGAGGGCGACCTCGtaagaggagaggcagagatggCAAAGACTCTCCGACCTCCAGCCAGTCAGAGTCCTGGATCGAGAGGATGAAG GAGAACGTGATGGGCAGCGTGGAGGTCGGCTGTGAGGGCAGCTGGCTCCCTCACCCTGAAGAGCAGCTGTTTCTGGACCAGCTCTTCACCTACATGGAGCGCCTCGGCTCGCCCATCCATAAAGTCCCCAACTTGGGCTTTAAGAAAA TTGACCTCTTCCTCATGTACTCTGTGGTGAAGCGGCTCGGAGGCTACAAGAAG gTGACAGTGGACCGTCTCTGGAAAGTAGTTTATAATGAGCTGGGAGGATGCCCCGGCAGCACCAGTGCTGCTACCTGCACCAGGAGACACTATGAGAG gttgATGCTTCCCTATGAAGAGCACCtcagagcaggaggagcagagtTCAAAATCCCTGAATCCCCCATGCCTCCAAAACCCAGAGGGATAAGAGGAAGGAAACCACTTCAGAGAGGCAGAAAACCAGGACTCAAAGCCAAGGACAAGAAGATGACAACCCCTGCTGGTTCCTCTCATGCT ATCGTTAACCCGAATGGCACCGTAGTGGTGAAGAGAGGGCGAGGCCGGCCGCCAGGCACACGCAACAAGGCCACGCTGATCGCTCAGGCGAAGCTGCTGGCTCAGCAGCAGGCTAAAGCCAAAGCAGCAGCCGAGACTCAGCAGCAGAGTCCTCTGCTTCCAGTCAGAAGTGCAGGCGGACCGGCCCCCAGCAGCACACACAGG CCTGTCCAGCCGGCTATACTTCCTGTCAACATGCCCCTCACTCCGGATCTCTCCCCCATGTCCGCCCCCTTCCTCCCCTTCCAGCCCAAACCAAAGGAGCTGAAGCCGGACAGAGGGGAGTCCGTGGCTCCTGCCCCAAGTGTGCTCCTCTCCACTCTGCCTCGCCACTTTGTGGGAGGATCTCTGGGCGGCTTCAGCCCCATCAAAGGCGTCTGTCCTCTGGATGTCTTCAGGAACCGCATCAGCCTCCAGAGAGGCCCGGAGAGCCCGGCCCTGACGCCTCAGGACTCGACCCAGCACCACCATGCAACCATCTACACCCTGCAGCCAAAAAGTGGAAGCCAGGAAACGTCTCATCCCAGCGGAGaccagcctcagcctcagcccCACCTGCTCCACCAGCAGCACAACCGCTGCTCGGGGTGTACCGTGGACGAGGCTGCCCAGAGAGGAGGCGGGCGGGACGCCAGGAACCGGCCTCCTTTGCCCCCTCTCCGGGTGCTGCCTTTGAACCTGGACTGCAGCGTTCAGGTGTGCCAGCTGATGAGGACTCGCCTGGGTTCGTCTCAGTTCCAGACCTTCACCCGCCGACTGTCTGAGGCTCTGTCCCAGGACCTGAGCACCAAGCCCCCGTGCTCCCCCATCACTCCTCCCCCCGAGCAGGCGCTGCCTCTCAACCTCAGCAAACGCTTCACGACTAAGAGACCCAGCACAGAGGGACCAGAGCCGAGTCTGGCAACCATCAATGGGAACACAGATCAGCCGCCATCCAAAAGACCCAGACCGGAGCAGGCCGAGGACTTCAGCCTGGGGGGGCGGTCCAGCACTGTAGGaaacggaggaggaggaggagcagagcaggATGTGGAGATGAAGAACCAGGAGGAACCCGCAGACCTGAGCTCCCCCAGCAGGATCAGGGCCTTCCTGCTCGGGCTGCCACCCTTCCAGGTGAAATTCGAGGAGGATCTGAACGGAACGAGGTTTGGGAAATTTCTTCCTCCAGGGTCTCTGGCTGAACCCCAGAGGACTGAGACAGAGACCGGAGTGGCGATAAAGAAAGAAgtaaagaaggaggaggaggtggttgAAATAGAGCGATGTGAAACTGAGAGAAGCAACAAACTACAGAAGtcggagcaggaggagaaagatCCTGCCCACCTCTCTGGTCCCGGTCCGGCTGAGCTGAAGAGAACCGGGCcctcaaacactgacacacactgttTTTAG